CGTGCGATCCCCGGTAGACATCACTCGCAGCTTCGTGCGCCGCGGCGGCCGCTTCCGCCACGCTTCCCGAGGCTGTTATTTTTTCCGCTGCCGCCCTCAGCGCTCGCTATGCAGGGCCGGCCCAGAGCGAAACAGGATTCTGAATGTTCGGTTTTTTGCGCAGCTACTTCTCCAACGATCTCGCGATCGACCTCGGCACCGCAAACACCCTGATCTACATGCGCGGCAAGGGCATCGTGCTCGATGAACCGTCCGTCGTGTCGATCCGCCAGGAAGGCGGCCCCAACGGCAAGAAGACGATCCAGGCGGTCGGCAAGGAAGCCAAGCAGATGCTCGGCAAGGTGCCGGGCAACATCGAGGCGATCCGCCCGATGAAGGACGGCGTGATCGCCGACTTCACCGTCACCGAGCAGATGATCAAGCAGTTCATCAAGACGGCCCACGAGTCGCGCATGTTCTCGCCGTCGCCGCGCATCATCATCTGCGTGCCGTGCGGCTCGACCCAGGTCGAGCGCCGCGCGATCAAGGAAGCGGCGCACGGCGCCGGCGCGTCGCAGGTCTACCTGATCGAGGAGCCGATGGCGGCCGCGATCGGCGCGGGCCTGCCGGTTTCGGAAGCCACCGGCTCGATGGTCGTCGACATCGGCGGCGGCACGACCGAAGTCGGCGTGATCTCGCTCGGCGGCATCGTCTACAAAGGCTCGGTGCGCGTCGGCGGCGACAAGTTCGACGAGGCGATCGTCAACTACATCCGCCGCAACTACGGGATGCTGATCGGCGAGCAGACCGCCGAGGCAATCAAGAAGGAAATCGGCTCCGCGTTCCCGGGCTCCGAAGTCAAGGAAATGGAAGTG
This DNA window, taken from Burkholderia cenocepacia, encodes the following:
- a CDS encoding rod shape-determining protein encodes the protein MFGFLRSYFSNDLAIDLGTANTLIYMRGKGIVLDEPSVVSIRQEGGPNGKKTIQAVGKEAKQMLGKVPGNIEAIRPMKDGVIADFTVTEQMIKQFIKTAHESRMFSPSPRIIICVPCGSTQVERRAIKEAAHGAGASQVYLIEEPMAAAIGAGLPVSEATGSMVVDIGGGTTEVGVISLGGIVYKGSVRVGGDKFDEAIVNYIRRNYGMLIGEQTAEAIKKEIGSAFPGSEVKEMEVKGRNLSEGIPRSFTISSNEILEALTDPLNQIVSSVKIALEQTPPELGADIAERGMMLTGGGALLRDLDRLLAEETGLPVLVAEDPLTCVVRGSGMALERMDKLGSIFSYE